One Mucilaginibacter ginkgonis genomic region harbors:
- a CDS encoding aldo/keto reductase produces the protein MSNPKTIQIGANTANPYTLNRLGYGTMRLTGEGFYGEPKNRDEALRVLKRAIDAGINYIDTADFYGPGVTNRLIAEALHPYKNDLVIGTKVGAIRGSDKSWNPYSKPDELRKSIDNNLKELKQDQITLVHYRFMPAHEAHFDESVGAMFDMQKEGKIIHVGLSNVSRTQLEKGMGMGNIASVQNLYGYHQRTTLAGHMGGAGGEEILDILEQNGIPLIPYFSLHTSLNKGEDKIEEMAKKYNVSPAQMNIAWLLHKSPVMLPIPGTTSVAHLEENIKAADIEISDEDMAYLG, from the coding sequence ATGTCAAATCCGAAAACTATCCAGATCGGTGCTAACACCGCTAATCCCTATACATTAAACCGCTTAGGATACGGCACCATGCGCCTTACCGGCGAAGGCTTTTACGGCGAACCAAAAAACCGGGATGAAGCATTGCGCGTGCTTAAACGTGCTATAGATGCAGGAATAAATTACATAGACACTGCAGACTTTTACGGTCCGGGTGTTACCAACCGTTTGATCGCTGAAGCTTTGCATCCATACAAAAACGACCTGGTGATAGGCACAAAAGTTGGCGCCATCCGCGGCAGCGACAAAAGCTGGAACCCATATAGCAAACCCGACGAGCTGCGCAAAAGCATCGATAACAACTTAAAAGAACTAAAGCAAGACCAGATCACTTTGGTCCATTACCGCTTTATGCCCGCGCATGAAGCGCATTTTGATGAGTCGGTTGGGGCTATGTTCGATATGCAGAAAGAAGGCAAGATCATACATGTTGGCCTTAGCAACGTAAGCCGTACACAATTAGAAAAAGGCATGGGCATGGGCAACATCGCCAGCGTACAAAACCTGTATGGCTACCACCAGCGCACTACGCTTGCCGGGCATATGGGCGGCGCCGGCGGCGAAGAAATTTTAGACATACTGGAGCAGAACGGTATTCCGCTGATTCCATACTTCTCGCTGCACACTTCTTTGAATAAGGGCGAGGATAAGATCGAAGAAATGGCTAAAAAGTACAACGTAAGCCCGGCACAGATGAATATTGCCTGGTTGTTGCATAAGTCGCCGGTAATGCTGCCAATACCGGGTACAACTTCTGTAGCTCATCTCGAAGAAAACATTAAAGCTGCTGACATTGAGATCAGCGATGAGGATATGGCGTATTTGGGTTAA
- a CDS encoding GNAT family N-acetyltransferase, whose translation MTHYLFHRSTSAINPNCYLQDLFTLPEVRGKGVGRALINAVYEIAKKAGCPRVYWTTQETNHTAMQLYNKVATKSDFVIYRKMF comes from the coding sequence ATGACGCACTATCTGTTCCACCGCAGCACCAGTGCCATAAATCCCAACTGCTATTTGCAGGACCTGTTCACACTGCCCGAAGTCCGCGGAAAAGGCGTCGGCCGCGCGCTAATTAATGCGGTTTATGAAATCGCGAAAAAAGCAGGCTGCCCACGGGTGTATTGGACTACGCAGGAAACCAACCACACCGCAATGCAGCTTTATAATAAAGTGGCAACGAAATCAGACTTTGTGATCTATCGAAAGATGTTTTAA
- a CDS encoding glycoside hydrolase family 3 C-terminal domain-containing protein → MKFSKLVFLALLLPVAASAQKKGAAKTPMLGKSPVKDVVAAMTIEEKVKLLVGMGFNIEGIPAGMLPPVAPEDKIPEKVAGAAGRLHAIPRLGIPTITVADGPAGVRINPIRHKDSTKTYYATAFPVGTLLASSWDTALVRRVGMAFGHEVKEYGVDVLLGPGMNIQRNPLGGRNFEYFSEDPIISGNMAAAIVKGIQSNGVGTSIKHFVANNAEYNRTALNTFVSERAMREIYLKGFEIAVKKAQPWTVMSSYNLVNGTYTSQNRDLLTTILRNEWGFKGFVMTDWFGGKDAVAQVNAGNDLMMPGTLTQTNAILAAVKSGAISKAQLDADVTHILTVILQTPTFKNYKYSDKPNLAADAMVSRTAAAEGMVLLKNKYNVLPLSGTNVALFGNNGYNLITGGSGSGMVNKAYVISLNKGLQNSGYSVDPLLSDSYGAYLADAKSKMPKPTMLSMFMAPPPIAEMPLTPEILKSRSAASDVAVISIGRIAGEGADRKPDDFNLSRVELDMIDNVSNAFHAAGKKVVVVLNIGGVIETASWRDKVDGILLAWQPGLEGGNAIANVLRGKVNPSGKLAVTFPVKYMDVPNAKDFPGKPLPGTTAPANPMLGAQPSEVTYDDGIFVGYRYFNTFNVKPAFEFGYGMSYTDFGYSKFALSSNKFNGRLTATVLVTNKGKVAGKEVVQLYISAPSKMMQKPESELKGFAKTRLLKPGEAQLLTFIISAADLASFDTSSESWMAEAGDYKIKIGASSTDIKKDGSFNLAKPITVEHVHKALAPSGPINEIVRAQ, encoded by the coding sequence ATGAAATTTTCGAAACTTGTGTTTCTGGCATTGCTACTGCCCGTAGCGGCAAGTGCGCAGAAAAAAGGTGCGGCAAAAACGCCAATGCTGGGCAAAAGCCCGGTTAAAGATGTTGTTGCCGCCATGACCATTGAAGAAAAAGTAAAATTGCTGGTAGGTATGGGCTTCAACATCGAAGGCATCCCTGCCGGTATGCTGCCACCCGTTGCACCCGAAGATAAAATACCAGAGAAGGTTGCCGGTGCAGCCGGGCGCCTGCATGCCATTCCGCGTTTAGGCATCCCAACCATTACCGTTGCCGATGGCCCTGCCGGCGTGCGTATTAATCCAATCCGCCATAAAGACAGTACTAAAACATATTACGCTACCGCGTTCCCTGTTGGTACACTGCTGGCATCTTCGTGGGATACCGCGCTGGTGCGCCGCGTAGGTATGGCCTTCGGTCACGAGGTTAAAGAGTACGGGGTAGATGTATTGCTGGGCCCTGGGATGAACATTCAGCGTAACCCGCTTGGCGGCCGTAACTTCGAGTATTTTTCTGAAGACCCTATCATCAGCGGCAACATGGCCGCGGCGATAGTAAAAGGTATACAGTCAAACGGTGTGGGTACCTCTATCAAACACTTTGTAGCCAACAATGCCGAATACAACCGTACCGCGCTTAACACTTTTGTAAGTGAGCGCGCCATGCGCGAAATTTATTTGAAGGGTTTCGAGATCGCCGTTAAGAAGGCTCAGCCTTGGACGGTGATGTCTTCATACAACTTGGTTAACGGCACTTATACTTCGCAAAACCGCGACCTGTTAACAACCATTCTGCGTAACGAGTGGGGCTTTAAAGGCTTCGTGATGACAGACTGGTTTGGCGGTAAAGACGCGGTTGCACAGGTAAACGCGGGTAATGACCTGATGATGCCTGGTACCCTTACCCAGACAAACGCGATACTGGCAGCAGTGAAATCCGGCGCTATCAGTAAAGCGCAGTTGGATGCAGATGTGACCCACATCCTGACCGTGATACTGCAAACACCGACATTTAAAAACTATAAATATTCTGATAAGCCGAACCTGGCTGCCGACGCCATGGTAAGCCGCACCGCAGCTGCTGAAGGTATGGTATTGCTGAAGAATAAATACAACGTGCTGCCGTTAAGCGGCACCAATGTGGCCTTATTCGGTAATAATGGCTATAACCTGATCACCGGCGGAAGCGGCAGTGGTATGGTGAACAAAGCTTATGTAATCTCGCTTAATAAGGGCTTGCAAAATTCGGGCTACAGCGTAGATCCGTTATTGAGCGACAGCTATGGCGCGTACCTGGCAGATGCAAAATCTAAAATGCCGAAACCTACTATGCTGTCGATGTTTATGGCGCCGCCGCCAATTGCAGAGATGCCGTTAACGCCCGAGATATTGAAGAGCCGTTCGGCTGCAAGCGACGTAGCTGTGATCAGCATTGGCCGTATAGCAGGCGAAGGTGCAGACCGTAAGCCTGATGACTTTAACCTGAGCCGGGTTGAACTGGACATGATCGATAATGTGAGCAACGCATTCCATGCTGCGGGTAAGAAAGTAGTTGTGGTCTTGAACATTGGTGGTGTGATAGAAACCGCGAGCTGGAGAGATAAGGTTGATGGTATCTTATTGGCGTGGCAGCCGGGCCTCGAAGGTGGTAACGCTATCGCCAATGTTTTGCGCGGCAAGGTAAACCCATCAGGTAAACTGGCGGTAACCTTCCCGGTAAAATATATGGATGTGCCAAATGCTAAAGATTTTCCGGGCAAGCCACTGCCGGGTACAACAGCGCCTGCTAATCCAATGTTGGGCGCACAGCCTAGCGAGGTTACTTATGACGATGGCATTTTTGTAGGTTACCGTTACTTCAACACGTTTAATGTAAAACCTGCTTTTGAATTTGGCTATGGTATGTCATACACCGACTTTGGCTATAGCAAATTCGCGCTTAGCTCAAATAAGTTTAACGGCCGCCTTACCGCTACGGTTTTAGTGACCAACAAAGGCAAAGTTGCCGGTAAGGAGGTTGTACAGTTATACATTAGTGCGCCGTCTAAAATGATGCAGAAGCCAGAAAGCGAGTTAAAAGGCTTTGCGAAAACCCGCTTGCTAAAACCGGGCGAAGCACAATTACTGACATTCATTATCAGCGCGGCAGAC
- a CDS encoding gamma-glutamyltransferase family protein, translating into MKRLSALLLANFLCVQLFAQQTQKPMIYGSSWMAITGKPMAATAGAMIFQQGGNAVDAACAMLAATCTMWDTLSWGGETQALIYNPKTGKVIAINAMGVAPTGATVEFFKSKGYNFPPEYGPLAATTPGTPGGLIYMLMNYGSMSLKQVLAPAMHMAAGYAIEAQSANTMARDHDMLATWPYSKKVFFTHPGEKRETPEPGEIFVQKDLLNTLTKMVDAETAALKKGKSRKEALMAAYDRFYKGDIAEEFVRGSKEQGGLITMQDLAKWKPIEEQPLSINYKGIEVYKLQQWTQGPVMLQALNILENFDLKGMGYNSSKYIHTLYQAMNLSFADRDFYYGDPYANTGQPMKGLLSKEYAKQRAALIQYDKNDAKIGPGNPYTFEGRINPYIRLLKERGFEMDTTKRNFAPKHDLGMNSPKDADYQDRLWRGTTSIEAADKDGWVVSVTPSGGWLPACIAGNTGIGMSQRMQSFVLDAALNPFNVVAPGKRPRVTLSPSMFLKDGKPFLSAAVQGGDTQDQNLIQFFLNVAEFGMNVQRATEAPNFNTNQLWLSLGGSKISDREPKPGQILLNSNTPQNVREELKKLGYTLSFTERTSGPINAVYFDTKHGTLWGGSSNHGEDYGIGW; encoded by the coding sequence ATGAAGCGTTTATCAGCCCTACTTTTAGCAAATTTCTTATGTGTGCAGCTATTTGCGCAGCAAACCCAAAAGCCAATGATCTATGGCAGCAGCTGGATGGCTATTACCGGCAAACCAATGGCAGCAACGGCAGGGGCAATGATATTTCAGCAGGGTGGTAACGCTGTTGACGCCGCTTGTGCCATGCTGGCCGCGACCTGCACCATGTGGGATACCCTTAGCTGGGGCGGCGAAACGCAGGCACTCATCTACAACCCAAAAACCGGGAAAGTGATCGCCATAAATGCAATGGGTGTAGCGCCTACCGGCGCGACGGTAGAATTTTTTAAAAGCAAGGGATACAACTTCCCTCCCGAATACGGCCCGCTTGCGGCAACCACGCCGGGCACACCCGGCGGATTAATTTACATGCTGATGAATTACGGCAGCATGAGTTTAAAGCAGGTGCTGGCACCTGCTATGCACATGGCGGCAGGCTACGCGATAGAGGCGCAGAGTGCAAACACCATGGCCCGCGACCACGATATGCTGGCTACATGGCCATACAGTAAAAAAGTGTTCTTTACCCATCCGGGGGAAAAACGGGAGACACCCGAACCGGGCGAAATATTTGTGCAGAAAGACTTGCTAAATACCTTAACCAAAATGGTTGATGCCGAGACCGCGGCACTTAAAAAGGGCAAAAGCCGTAAAGAAGCGTTGATGGCAGCTTATGATCGCTTTTATAAAGGTGACATCGCCGAAGAGTTTGTTCGCGGTTCTAAGGAACAAGGCGGATTAATTACCATGCAGGACCTGGCTAAGTGGAAGCCGATAGAAGAACAGCCATTGAGCATTAACTATAAAGGCATTGAGGTTTATAAACTGCAGCAGTGGACGCAAGGCCCTGTGATGCTGCAAGCGCTAAATATTTTGGAGAATTTCGATTTGAAGGGGATGGGCTACAACAGTTCGAAGTATATCCATACCCTGTATCAGGCCATGAACCTAAGCTTTGCCGACCGCGACTTTTATTACGGCGACCCCTACGCCAACACAGGCCAGCCAATGAAAGGCCTGTTAAGTAAGGAGTATGCAAAACAACGCGCGGCGTTAATACAATATGACAAGAACGATGCAAAGATCGGCCCTGGTAACCCTTACACCTTCGAAGGAAGAATCAATCCATACATCAGGCTGCTTAAAGAACGTGGCTTTGAGATGGATACCACTAAAAGAAACTTCGCGCCAAAGCACGACCTCGGCATGAACTCGCCTAAAGACGCAGACTACCAGGACAGGCTTTGGCGGGGTACTACCTCTATAGAAGCAGCTGACAAAGACGGCTGGGTAGTGTCAGTAACGCCAAGCGGCGGCTGGCTGCCGGCATGCATTGCAGGCAATACAGGTATCGGCATGAGTCAACGAATGCAAAGCTTTGTGCTGGATGCTGCATTAAATCCATTTAATGTAGTTGCTCCCGGCAAGCGCCCGCGGGTAACGTTGTCGCCGTCAATGTTCTTAAAGGATGGCAAGCCATTTTTGAGCGCCGCCGTTCAGGGTGGGGATACGCAGGATCAAAACTTGATTCAGTTCTTTTTAAATGTAGCCGAATTTGGCATGAACGTGCAGCGCGCAACTGAGGCGCCTAACTTTAACACTAACCAGTTGTGGCTGTCGCTCGGCGGAAGCAAAATTTCCGACCGTGAGCCCAAACCCGGTCAGATATTATTGAACAGCAACACGCCACAAAACGTACGCGAAGAGTTAAAGAAATTGGGCTACACCCTAAGCTTTACAGAACGCACCAGCGGGCCTATCAACGCGGTATACTTCGACACCAAACACGGTACACTTTGGGGCGGCAGCAGTAATCACGGCGAGGATTATGGGATTGGTTGGTAG